In Calliopsis andreniformis isolate RMS-2024a chromosome 6, iyCalAndr_principal, whole genome shotgun sequence, the genomic window ATTTTGACGATAAACCAAATTTTTACATATGATCTTTTCTttagtatttttaaaaatatttaactaaTTATTTAGTCTATGATAATGCTAGCGGAAAGCCTCTAAGCGATAGTTTTGTACTTTTTATACTTTTAAATGATATTCTGATAAGTTTTGTATACTCAATTACATTCTTATcgtatttataaaaattcaataaataaataTCATGCGAAATGTAAATGTCTTACAACTTGTAAGATACTAAAGTATAactcaaattaaaaaaaaatagaaagtaGGATTTAAAACTCATAAGTAATTAATATCATTTATGAGTCAAAAAGATCTAAATTTTAAAGTTTTTATTCTTACATACTTATTAACAATGCATTTTCATTTTgtacataattataacaatcgATCCCGTAAACTGATCAGTGTATAAAAAATCGACAATATTATCTTGATGAGATTTACAATCAAACTCAACTTTGTAAACATTTAATATGTTTATAAAAACTTAGATTAACGAAGTATGTTTCCAAAATGTTGTATGTTTCTATTTAACAAATGCCAGGTAGGTATTACGAACGTATCGCTGGATTtttaaaaaagcaataaaaacgtTCCACACTAAATCATTTAATCATGTCATTTTCCTTCTTTGCTTCTACTATATAATTCTTCTATATAAAACAGATATGGTTTATTTCATTTCATATAATTGTAAATTGTGCTTTTGTATACATTTATAAATGTATACAGCTGTTGTACAATTAAATAATACAGCACCATACTATCACAAATGTGCGAGAAGGAATGTCCGTTTTTAAATACGGTTACAGTTTTACATTTATATGGGAAATTCATCAGTATTACAgcaataacaaaaataatgaCTTAATTTATTCATTATTATGTCAATAATTATAGATtgacattaaataaaaaaaacttaGTTGTCACAGTTACTCCTTAGGAAGAATTCATttctatattattatatttttatagtgTTTGGTCATAAATGATCACTATAACATCGTTACACGGTATTATGAAGTTTAAGAAGGAGAATTTTCTCCTTTATATGGATATTTGTGATAGTATAGTCATATTTTTAAACTCACTGTATGCTCATACATATTTTATTACATAGGCTACTTTAAAAACATGGACAGTATTTATGAATACTACTACTAGTAAATTTATGTAAATACCATTATTTACATTAATACATTTTAAACAAAAGACTTATTATTAATTAGAGGAAATATAGTAATCAGTGGCATAAATATAGGGTGGCAATTGTGTTAACAATTGCACAAGGGTCCAAGCCAGCGGGGCCGCCACTGATCCATATATTCTACATTCATAAACTATATATTATTACATCTTTTGGATTTTTTCTATTATTTGCCTACCAGTATTTATTGAATTCTGAAAATCACATTTTAGATAGTAAATaactttttattccatttttaatACATCTTTAAATTGTTTGAGAAATATATGAAAGAATTTTATACAGTACCCCTATGAAAAACAAATACCAAAAAGTTATATTGCAATGTCACTTTGGAGGCTAACACGCCATGTACAATTTATTATATTGCAATGTCACCTTGGAGGCCAATACATTACGTATAAAACGACAGTTTAGATAgaatagaaataaataaatttgtatATGTTATGTGTTTTTATATtctcataaaatatttttcacattCGTAATATAAATGCTTttcaaataagaaataaatgtgCGTTTTTTGCTTTATTTCTTTCTCTGTACCTTGGTGGCTtctttattaattaataatttaataataattctttATTTGAACCTACATTTCATTTGTATAGCGACCCTAACGTAAATAATGTGCTTAAGTACACATTTGTAGGAAATAATGAGGTAAGGCGCCCAGAAGATTTCTGCACAAGGGCCCAGTGATCCCTAGTTACGCCACTGGTAGTAATACCAGATTACTTTTTTTATCAGTCATCGTTTACATTTAAACTATTATTATACAGTGTGCCACAATAAGTGTTATTTGATAAAACTACTGAACGGTGGGTGATAGGACAAAAATAGAAGAAGACTTGATGTTTCCTTACATACATTACTGAATTTTGCATTATTACCTAAAGaaaatttgttaataaatttatttctaaATAATAAAAGCTGCTCCACTCGATTAAATATTTTagtatatatataaatttacTAGTAAGTGTACACGTTCAACACATTTTACACTTTCTACTGCTCAAAAGTATTTAGCCACCCACTGttccagcaaatacaaaatcaacattaacagacaattaatttttttgtATGCATACACAGATGAACACACACTTGTAAACGGTAGTGTATATATGTAGAAATTGAAATATGTCACGTAATTAGAACAATTACAATATCAAATCTGAATCAATTAACACGTTCGCCGTTTTTAACGAGATTTCCAAATATAACATTGTGCTTGTACTAAAATCACATCACTGAGTTAAAATATATAGAGCATTTCAGAACTGATAGTACATATGCGTAATGAATTAAAATACAGTACTGCCTGTTTAAACGTTCATACTTGGGAATCATGTTAAGATACTTATCAGGTCAGGCCAGGTAGATGTTTCGAGAATTCCAGTGAGCGAAAGAGAAACTAGTGAACTAGATTCGGTAGTTTGTGAAAACAAACATGTTTGAAGATTAGGATCTCTTTCTGAGAATTTTATTTATCTTAGATATGGGATTCTCGAAAAGTACTTCATGAACCCAGTTTCAAAAACTTATGGAGATAGTAAAGGACACTACGCGAGCAATACTGTATATCAATTGCAAGAATTCCTAGTTAGAATCCTTAGAGAATATACTACCCTCTGTGCTAAAAAGTACAAGCGTCCAGCGCAGTATGTTCAATACACTTAGTTTCGACAGAGAGATACAATTACGCTGCTAAATTCTTTGtgcatattttatttatcttcTTCAAGACTTATGAAGAAACTCTAAGCCCTATCACTTTTCATAAAGAACTATCAGTTCTCGAACACCATATCTAAATATAAAAAAGTAAGCGCATAGCAAGAACAACGAacgtattaataaatttatgctTCCTAGTCATATCAAATGATTTCATTACAGCTTGAAAATTCTAGTTGTGTCTATAAAAATAAAGGTATAAATCtacgtaaaaataaaaaacagtacACTTTATACTAAATATTCATTATGCTACGGTTCAATTGTGTTAAAGGCCATTTTGGATAATGTTAAAGGCAGCGCCAAGGGCCCAACTCAATTCGTGCCCATTGATCTTTTTGTAAAGCTGTTCAAAAAATATAAAGCATTACTTTCTAAGAAATACATAATAAGAAATTTAAGATAATGACGTATTCTTTAAGCAACTTATCAAAACAGAAGTACACATTAAACTACAGtaaatagaaatgaaaatacgTGAAAAACAGAAAGCAAACAATTCATTATCATTCATTATGTTTTCTTACAAAATTACCTATTTACTTTTGAGACtttcataaaattttaaatactttaAACCAATTCTTGTGCAGattattaaaaaagaagaatataAATATCAAATAGAAATATGTAATATAGTATAGATTCTTACGAAAAGTTTTGTGGTAGGTTCCAGTCCAAATGCATCGCGCAGAAGAACATAAATATATGTAAGATCAAGGCAAATAAAAGGTTGGTCAGTATTTGGGTAATCACAGGCATCCATTGCTTGTTTCAAGAACGCACTCACTTGAATAATTCCACCAGAAAAAGGGTCAACAAGGCCAACCTATAACATTAATAAACAGgaattatatttttatgataaatcTTACTACTAATATAATAGCAACTAAAATCCTTGTCATAAATGTAAATTTAATTAACTTTAATGTACATATTATATAAcagttaattttttaatttattcaatcaatataaatattgaTTATGAAATGAATTTCTATCGTGTAGTATTTATAAATTACCTCAGTGGCACGGTCGAAATAGTAAGAAAATGCGTAAATTTCGTGGTCCTTTAAGCCCTCTGGCTTAACTTTAATTTTACCAACATACTTTTCAATGATTTTTAAACATTCTGAAAAGTTAACAATTGGCCTGTCTACTTCACCACCAGCAAAATTTTGTGTTTTTACAAGCTTATGTGTTCCATTGACAGGTCCTTTAACAAGGTAATTGAGACCTCCATAACTCCATTCAGTAGATACGATAGGATTAACACATTCAGATCGTATTTCTATTGGCGTTTTTGCATTTGGATTTTCCAAATTCATTCCATGAGTTAAAATTGCTTTCCGTGCAGCCATAAGACCCATACCCAAGTAACTGTGAGTATAAATACTCATGTTGTGGTTGAAGATATTAACAGAGTAGATATGCCCATCAAGTTTCTTTTCCTATAAAAGTTTTGAATATATTCTGTTTCATTGGTAATACGTTCTGTTTATATATCTATCTAttgttattaaattatttataccTGCGCAGGAGTAGGTGAAAAAGTAACTTGTGTTGAACCTCCACCAAGATCTAAAGCAGCGACTGTGCTACCAGGACTGTAGGTATTAAACCGTTCTAATAAGAAATTCACAGTGAACCAAGAGAAAATACCCTCATCTGATCCTTCCAttatggcaattgaatttttggAAACCtgaaataaaacataaaataaatatatatctgTAACAAATACTTTATTTTTATAACAAAACAATGTTTTTCTTCTACTCATTTCAAAATATGATAGTGAAATATAAATTCGTTTTTGTCTCTAAACTTCTCTTTATAACAAATAACACGAATACAAATATAATACAATGTAAAACAAAGGAAGGAAATAATTTCTGTCTATATATCAAAGATTAGCTTTATCTACTACAGTGATCCATCAATGTCTACTAATCTTTGTAATGCTGCACAATAAAAAACAACTGATagaaatatgaaatataaaCTATGAAATTCAATGCTGTGAAAAGTTCTGATATTACGAATACATGTACATACTTGGAAACCTGATTCGTCAAATAATTTTTTGCATTCTTCAAGTATATCTTGTGCTTTGTGACCAGGAAGTAGCCTTAGACCAGCAGTGGCTCTCATGCTCAAAGGTGTGTGCTGCCATTCCGAGCGAGGAATAACGCTTTTCACTTTATCCAATAATACTACAAGAGATTTAGCAGCATCTTTAGGCTTATCCGCGTAACCACTAACACCTGGTTCTGTTTCCGTGTAGAGTTCATGATCCAGAATCAAATTTCCACCTAGAATAGATTCATGAAAACTGAACGCTAGAGCACGACTACCAGTTGAACCCGCGTCAATTACTACGACATAAAACGGCTTTTGGAAATTCAAGGAAAAAGCCAATGTGTCAATTGCCTGACTACCAAGACGTACTGGTTTCAGATCATACCTGGAAAAAAAaaccaaataaaaaattaaattactaGTCAACATATTTAAGTAACTTATCATTACTAAACTTTTCTTCTCGAGATCAAAAGTTATTTGATAAGTTACAGATCACTCTTTTCATTATGTGAGAAGTACAAAATTTGATAATCAAGATATACCATAAAAAAAGTAAAGAATAATACAGAAGTGCTGCTTGTTAAAATATTGTACTTATgtatataaaatgaagaattttcAAAAAGGATAGAAGCTGATGTGTACATACAACATATTtggaataaattaatattaaatatatgCATGTGATGCGTCAATACCATAGAATGCTATTCTTCAAGTTGGAAGACTTCAAATTTTGGTATTTCAAATGCAGCAACTCAAGAGAAACAGTCTAAATTAGCCAAGAGAAAAGGTGCTTCTTCAGGATAACGCTAAAACGTGCGTTTCTCTACAAACAGATCATGCAGAGTATTCACACATtaatgtattatatgtataCTGTGGACTACAGACTTTAGTTTTGAATACATTGCATCATTCATGCAATTTTTGTACTTAACATTTAATTTCGATTATGGATGAAGTATTGATgtagaaataaataatatttgtgaatgtaatgtatattattatgtacACAAACTTTTAACTTACAATAACATCTATTTACTATGTCTATGCTTTGAAAAAATTGTGATAATCAAATTCATTTAACAATGAAACATACAaagatattttttataaatcatATGATAAAATACTTTAGCTttctaaaaataatttcatataTACATTGCTACCGCAAATACATTagacaaattaaaattaatttgtgtATGATATGTGAATAAATCTAATATTAATATCATATAAATGATTGAGAAACACACTAAAAGTATATTAGTTAAAAAAATGTATATGGATTTTAATCATACGATATTGCTATGTATCCCAAGAAGAGAATTCCCAGTAAGGCCATAACCACAAAGTATCTTCTTCCTGGGTGTCCCTTCTTAAAACGTGGCCTATAATCTGCTTCGTAAGTGTCTTCATTTTCGGATTTTAACTGCAAATAGAATGAATTAGTAACACATTCAACATATACAATATGGAATACCAATactgataataattttattctttgactaattaattatttaaaaaacgaCTATATCAACATACAATTCAATTATCAAAcatgaaatattattattatcactaaattaatataattatttctaaAATTTAGTGACATATTGAAAGATCTATTAACATGAACAGTAACTAGTTTATTatagaatatttatttcatatactcaataaaattgaaatgaaattgTACTATATATGGCATAATtcattaaaggtgtatttatgATATAATGAGTAGATCACAAATAAACAAAATCAATTAGTAAAAATAGATTGGAATGAATAAGTGTATAAGAATAACCTCAAATTTGACAATCACGCATAACCTGAGATTGTACAATACAATATCTAAATTAGAATATATTCTACACTTACTGGGATGTATTGCATCTAAAATATATTACAATGTGTTGACGCAAACAACAAAGGCAGTTTGTTTCGTTACGCGTAGAACTTGCTAAGGAAAATAAACAACAGCATCACAGCATCAGGCATTTTACAAAACCGCGAACTTCTGATAATGTATATCGACtgtatcaaattttcaaaatagtgTTTTATTCCTCCACTTagcataaaaattacaaataaataatactaataccaataatatctaatattatttaattacaaTATGAATTTATCAGctgtttgtattttaattttacaatTTAATTTTACAGAAGTATATTTACCGATTCAAAGCTAAGACACATTGTAAAacagtaataaataaaaaatattaatgctGTAGAATGATAttctaaaatttatttattgtataatatatttattcttttcaattttaacatatctcattttcaatcatttttacgACACTTTCTTCTTAACTAGCAAAAagagttgaaaatttgaaatatacgcAATGGAAGCATTTCAAGTCAAAAAATGATCTTTTAAAAAAACCTGCGTTACGCGGGTTTTTCTTTAAAactattttttttaaactaaaatttttttaaaactaGTATACGCATACAGTTTAACTAACATATTCTACTACTCGAGATAATGCTTCTCAATGTTAAATTAAAGGATCATCAATATATAAGTTAAAACTGACAAAAATTAAAGTAAAGTTAAATGTTCAAATAATTAGTGTAATCGTTAAATGAAATATAATACCAACATAAAGAAAATCCCTTGCATCACTTTTAAATACAAACGCCATAAATTTAAATGATTAATTCTATCTGAATTATAATCTAGAAAACTACTTTGtttagtttcttttttttcacgtggaaattttaaataaattattaagtTTTTCGGGATATGAGTTTGAATAGGAATACTTTGATATAATATTTCATCACTATAATTATATAACCTGACTACAGACTACAACGTGCATGACTATATTGTAGTTAAACGTAGTTTTTAAAGCCTGTATAAAACAATTCACATTTTCACCGAAAAATATTAAGCATTTTACTGaaattacatttttaatttcgaagaaaatatatatatataaattgaaTGAATAAAGTTTTGGTGTACGAACTATATTCTCTTAAATCATCATTGTCATCATCACTATCCATTAGTTTCACATTCaacataaaaattatttaaataccctATATAAATGTGACTAAAACAAAAATACTAAAAACAAACCTTTCTCTGCCTAACCTCCATACCGTTGAAACTTTGTtcgtataaattaaaaaaaactaGAGAAAAGAAATAAAGAGACACAACGAAGCGACTATCACCGAAAATGACGTCTTCGTGCCTATTTGATTGTCAACGGCACGACTGTGGACGATGAAGCTTAGCATCGAGAAAATTGTTGGAATATGTAATAACAAAATGGCGGCGATAATGATTCAAGGTTTTCAGTACAAGTCGCTTCGAGGAATCGTTAAAATATCAGGAAGGTGAACAAAGAATTCGTTGTTATCTGCTGTCCCTTCAATAACTGATAAAACTATTCATTTTTGTTTATCAAATTAATTACGAGCATTCAGTAGAACAGATGTTATTGTATATTAAACCTGTCTCAACTAATGATACTTcgatatataaaattaatataattaacCCACGTTTTGAATGTGTTTTTTAGTTATTAATATATAATAGTTAACATATTTGAACGtttgttttgcaattattttgttAAATGTACTAACTGACTGTGTAAAAAAATGGAATAAAGTGATCTAACCCTGAAATAGAGTTATTCAATTGTTTGAAACACGAACGAGAATGTGCAATGACTAATATACATTAATAATTGTTACAAGTATTTACAATGAAAATATTCAGTATGTGTTCGTTTTACGAATACCATAATAAAAGTGTTACGAAAATTAACCAATTGAAGGATAAATTATCATTGACATTTTAAATTGCAAGTACTTTATTAATGATtcgaaaattatttgttttttgaaTCCTTTAATTCGTTAGTCAGAGGAAACGGAAATAACGCCATGAAGAtatgttttttcaaaattaattgtTATGATGAATCACGAAAATTGAAtagtatattgcatttaaaataAGAATATTATGTTAATTTATGTAGGTTTTTTGGCGAACAAATTAAATTAATCCATTTTTTATTAAACTAGGGTATAGAATTTGAAATATACGCAATGAAAGCATTTCAGgtcaagaaatgaccttttaaTAGGCCTACGTTAAGCGcgataaattttcttaaaataggGACTATTTTAAGAgaacttcaaaattttatttcctAAATTACAATTAAAGTAAGTGATATATAAACTTAcagattttcaatttttaaaattcaataaaatgatAAAATTATGTACTGAATGTATTCATAAACTATTATACATTATTTAAGAAATTAATGATTGTTACTTAAAATGTAAAATTGTTTAAGTGCATAACCATTTCTTACGACAATCGAATTATATGTATTGTATTGTTTAACTGAAAATTTTATTAGAacattattaatttaataaattgccTTGTTTTATATAAATTATGATATTTGTAATGTATTATATAAAGAAAAGATCAATGTTTAATTGATACAAATCATCAATTGAATTTGTGTTTAGCTAATCCTTATatgaatttaatatatttttgtcaTGTTAATATATAAATTGTATAGATATAATAaagttaataaaatattattaaccAAGCATGTCTGATTGAATATATTTAAGAAACTTCATCATAACTTTTTCTCTCCTTCTGACCACTTTAaattttaataaccattatcttaCTCTCACTATTATACACAATTTTGaccaaaaaaatttttaaattcttcacttatattctaatatttaattaaatgtCCGAATAACTTTGTAATTTTGTAAtagtaatatatatataaaaataataagtataaaatacttcgAAAACTAATATTTTAACGACTCTACTTTGAAAAGTAATGATTATAAAAATGgactaaaatttttaatttgcgAAATTTTTGATAAGTGAAATCAATGTACAAATTTTAATCGTATAATATGACATATGATAACGAATGTTGGGAACCTTCTTGTATCATTACTCAGTACGTATTTAGCGTTTATACTTTTACGTAATTTTATTTGAGTAGTATTTCTAAAAGTCACTCTGAATCTACATATTTTGCTAATGTACATAATTACTATATATGTTA contains:
- the LOC143180315 gene encoding nucleoside diphosphate phosphatase ENTPD5 isoform X2, which codes for MQYIPLKSENEDTYEADYRPRFKKGHPGRRYFVVMALLGILFLGYIAISYDLKPVRLGSQAIDTLAFSLNFQKPFYVVVIDAGSTGSRALAFSFHESILGGNLILDHELYTETEPGVSGYADKPKDAAKSLVVLLDKVKSVIPRSEWQHTPLSMRATAGLRLLPGHKAQDILEECKKLFDESGFQVSKNSIAIMEGSDEGIFSWFTVNFLLERFNTYSPGSTVAALDLGGGSTQVTFSPTPAQEKKLDGHIYSVNIFNHNMSIYTHSYLGMGLMAARKAILTHGMNLENPNAKTPIEIRSECVNPIVSTEWSYGGLNYLVKGPVNGTHKLVKTQNFAGGEVDRPIVNFSECLKIIEKYVGKIKVKPEGLKDHEIYAFSYYFDRATEVGLVDPFSGGIIQVSAFLKQAMDACDYPNTDQPFICLDLTYIYVLLRDAFGLEPTTKLFLYKKINGHELSWALGAAFNIIQNGL
- the LOC143180315 gene encoding nucleoside diphosphate phosphatase ENTPD5 isoform X3, giving the protein MALLGILFLGYIAISYDLKPVRLGSQAIDTLAFSLNFQKPFYVVVIDAGSTGSRALAFSFHESILGGNLILDHELYTETEPGVSGYADKPKDAAKSLVVLLDKVKSVIPRSEWQHTPLSMRATAGLRLLPGHKAQDILEECKKLFDESGFQVSKNSIAIMEGSDEGIFSWFTVNFLLERFNTYSPGSTVAALDLGGGSTQVTFSPTPAQEKKLDGHIYSVNIFNHNMSIYTHSYLGMGLMAARKAILTHGMNLENPNAKTPIEIRSECVNPIVSTEWSYGGLNYLVKGPVNGTHKLVKTQNFAGGEVDRPIVNFSECLKIIEKYVGKIKVKPEGLKDHEIYAFSYYFDRATEVGLVDPFSGGIIQVSAFLKQAMDACDYPNTDQPFICLDLTYIYVLLRDAFGLEPTTKLFLYKKINGHELSWALGAAFNIIQNGL
- the LOC143180315 gene encoding nucleoside diphosphate phosphatase ENTPD5 isoform X1 encodes the protein MEVRQRKLKSENEDTYEADYRPRFKKGHPGRRYFVVMALLGILFLGYIAISYDLKPVRLGSQAIDTLAFSLNFQKPFYVVVIDAGSTGSRALAFSFHESILGGNLILDHELYTETEPGVSGYADKPKDAAKSLVVLLDKVKSVIPRSEWQHTPLSMRATAGLRLLPGHKAQDILEECKKLFDESGFQVSKNSIAIMEGSDEGIFSWFTVNFLLERFNTYSPGSTVAALDLGGGSTQVTFSPTPAQEKKLDGHIYSVNIFNHNMSIYTHSYLGMGLMAARKAILTHGMNLENPNAKTPIEIRSECVNPIVSTEWSYGGLNYLVKGPVNGTHKLVKTQNFAGGEVDRPIVNFSECLKIIEKYVGKIKVKPEGLKDHEIYAFSYYFDRATEVGLVDPFSGGIIQVSAFLKQAMDACDYPNTDQPFICLDLTYIYVLLRDAFGLEPTTKLFLYKKINGHELSWALGAAFNIIQNGL